CACCTGGGCGTCGTTGCTCAGCACCGATCGCTCGACCGAGAAGCTGTCGTGCGCGGTGACCGCGCGGATGCCGGGCACCTTGTTGGCGCTGATGGCCACGCCGAGCCCGGTGCCGCAGAACAGCAGGGCCCGGTCGGCCTGGCCGAGGGCGACCGCCCGGGCGGCCGCGACGGCCACGTGCGGGTACGCGGCGGGGTTCGCCGGGTCGATGCCGACGTCGATGACCTGGCCCACCCGCGGGTCGGCCAGCAGATCCGCCTTCAGCGCCTGCTTGTACTCAAGGCCAGCGTCGTCGCAACCGATCACGATGCTCCACGGCTCGGACATGGGGTGCTCCTTCGAGGCCAGGCGATGCGTTCAGGTGATATCTAACATTATGAATGTTAGATCGACCATACGCAAGGATCTGGCACGATATTTTCCACATGAACGTGCGCTGGATGGGGCCCGGTGGGCGGTAAAGTGGGGTTTTTCTCACCGGTGACGTGGAGGAACGAGATGACCGCAGGGCCCGGCCGGGGCGACGATGCCGGGTGGCACACCCGCACTGCCAAGCAGCGGCAGCGGCAGCGGGAGATCGCCGAACTCGTCGTCGCCGAGGGCACGGTGCGCATCGAGGATCTGATCGAGCGGTTCGGCGTCAGCGCCATGACCGTGCACCGCGATCTGGATCAACTGGAAAGCCAGGGGCTGCTG
This genomic window from Nakamurella multipartita DSM 44233 contains:
- a CDS encoding ribose-5-phosphate isomerase, which gives rise to MSEPWSIVIGCDDAGLEYKQALKADLLADPRVGQVIDVGIDPANPAAYPHVAVAAARAVALGQADRALLFCGTGLGVAISANKVPGIRAVTAHDSFSVERSVLSNDAQVLCMGQRVIGLELARRLVREWLDYRFDTTSASAAKVEVIKAYDRAETTQDFDLAAAS